CAGGGTGTGCGCCGCCCAGTCGATCGACTCCAACTCGGGATGGGGCGCGATCACGAGGTCGAGCGGCAGGTTCTGGCCGCGCAGATAGGTCGCGATCGCCTCGGGCAGGTCGGCCCGGTCGGCGATATGGTCGATCGTGGCATATTCGCGTGTGGCGTTGGCGATGAACAGCGCGACCAGCGCCTCGTGATCCTGCAATGACCGGGCGGGAATGATCTGGCGCGGATGGGCGGCCAGCCGCGCCTCGATCATCATCGCCTGATCCGCCGGCAGGGCATCGCGCCGGAGCCCGCGCCGGATGCTGCCGAGAATCGCGGCCTTGCGGGCCTGGTTGTCGATTTTCATCGGCCGCGCTGCTCCCGTGCGTAACGGGCAAAGAAGGTCTCGCCCTCCGGTGCCGGCATGTCGCGCGCCGTGGTCCAGGCTCCGGCGAAGGGCAACCAGCCGAACCGGCCGCGTTTGCGCCCGGCAAGCCCCATCGCCCCGGCGGCCATGCGGGTCACGGCGCGGTAGAGGGCGGGGCGGCGCGCAAAAAATCCCCAGACCCCGATGCCGTAGCGCGTCGTCGCCGGGGCGAGGTTGCGCTCGAAGGCGCGTTCCCGCCAATGCCGCATCATGCCGGTAAGGGGTATCTTCATCGGACAGACGCTCTCGCATTTGCCGCAGAACGTCGAGGCGCTGGGCAGCAGATGCGCCTGATCCGCGCCGAAGATCGCCGGCGTCAGCACGCTGCCCATCGGCCCGGAATACATCGAGCCATAGGCATGACCCCCGACCGTCAGATAGACCGGGCAGTGGTTCATGCAGGCCGAGCAGCGGATGCAGCGCAGCATGTCCTGAAACTCGGTGCCGACCATGTTGGAACGGCCATTATCGAGCAGGATGACGTGATATTGCTCCGGCCCGTCGAGATCGCCCGCGCGTTTCGGGCCG
This sequence is a window from Acidiphilium acidophilum. Protein-coding genes within it:
- a CDS encoding LutC/YkgG family protein, with amino-acid sequence MKIDNQARKAAILGSIRRGLRRDALPADQAMMIEARLAAHPRQIIPARSLQDHEALVALFIANATREYATIDHIADRADLPEAIATYLRGQNLPLDLVIAPHPELESIDWAAHTLLTTRYGRATPTDMVSLQAGFAGIAETGTLMLPSGAATPTTLNLLPDTEIVVLDADAIVGPYEDAFDRLRAAGPMPRNVMLVTGPSRSADIERTLELGAHGPRRLHIVLVGAQNAG